In Mycolicibacterium gadium, the genomic window GGATCGAATCGTTCGGGCTGACCGCCAACAACATCACGTACGCCGTATTCGGAGACGCCATGAACTACTGGGGCTTCTTCCCGGCGTCCGATCCCGAGTGGGGGAAGCTCAACGTCTGGGGTTACGCCCACGTCGAGGAGTCCCGCAATTCCGGCCTGCCGGAGGGCATGCGGGTCTACGGCTACCTGCCGTGCGCCAGCCACCTGGTGGTCGTCCCGTCGCGCGTCAACGACAAGGGCTTCTTCGACGCGGCACCGCATCGGGCGGATCTACCGTCCGCCTACCAGGGTTATCGCGACATCGAGACCGATCCCGTCTACTCGGCCGACCGCGAGGCCGAACACATCCTGTTCTTCCCGCTGTTCTTCACGTCCTTCCTCATCGACGATTTCCTCGCCGACGAAGACTTCTTCGGCGCCGACACGATCGTCATCTCCAGCGCGTCGTCGAAGACGGCGCTGATCGCGGCCTACCTGCTCGCCAAGCGCGACGGCATCGAGGTGGTGGGACTGACATCGCGGGGCAACCGGGAGTTCGTCGAGGGACTGAACGTCTACGACTCGGTGTGTCTGTACGACACGGTGTCCGAACTGCCCGGCGAGCGCGCGGTCTATGTCGACATCTCCGGCGACGGTGTGGTGCGCACCGAAGTGCACGCCCACTACGGGGATCGGCTGGCCCACAGCTCGACGGTCGGTGCCACCCATTGGACCGAAATGACATCGGGGGCAGTCGAACTCGCCGGCCCAAGCCCGGTGTTCTTCTTCGCGCCGGATCGAATCACCAAGCGCGGCAACGACTGGGGGACCGCCGAGCTCGACCGCAAGGTCGCCGAGTCGTGGGCACCGTTCGCGCAGTGGGCCGCCGGCTGGCTTCGGGTCAAGCGCATTTCGACCCAGGACGAGATCCAGCGGGCCTACCTCGACCTGCTCGACGGAAAGGTCGACCCGGCGACGGGGATCATCGTCACGCTCAGCTAGGCGGCGCGAAGAACTCCAACGCGATCCCGTCGGGATCCCGGAAACTCAGCCCTGACCCGTAGCTCTCGTCGACGATGCCGCTGTGCTCGACACCTAGGGCGTCGAGCCGTTTCACCCACTGTTCCAGCGCGGCGCGGTCCGCACATCCGAAGCCGACGTGGTCCAACCCGGCGCGGAACTCGGTGAATCGCTCATCGGGTGCTTGCTGATCATGCTGATGGATGCCGAACAAGGTGCCGTTGTCGAAAGCCCACACCAGATGATGGAAACCGGCATCGGTGTGCTCGTCGAGGACGGGTTCGGCCTCGAGCAAGGCCCGGTACCAAGGGCCGCTGACTTCGAGGTCACGCACCGTCAGCGCGACATGGTTAAGGGCCGGGAACGTCATCGTGGACTCCTCGCTGTTGTGTCTGTTGTGATCATGGACCTCCGGCCAGCCGATTGTGAGCGAACCACCTTGTGAGACGCTGCCGGAGTGTTTGCGCCACATGGCTGCGGCCGCGCCGCAGGGATCGCGGTGGGATGGTTGGCCGACCTGCTGTTCGGCGACCCCCGCCGGGGTCATCCGGTGGCGTTTTTCGGGCGCGGCGCAGCGGCTTTCGAGCGGCTGAGCTACGCCGACACCCGCGCCGCCGGCGCCGTCCACACCGCCGCTCTGCTCGGAACCCTCGGCGCGGCGGGCGTACTGATGGAGCGGGTGGCGGGGCGTGTGGGAGCGCCGGCGGCCATGGCCGCGGCGACTTTCGTGGCGCTGGGCGGGACGTCGTTGACGCGGGCCGGCAATCAGATGGCCGCCCACCTGGCTGTAGGTGACGTCGATGCCGCTCGGGCGCTCCTGCCGTCGCTCTGCGGACGCGATCCGTCGGTCCTCGACGCCGACGGCCTTGCCCGCGCGGCGTTGGAATCGGTCGCGGAGAACACCTCCGACGCGCAGGTGGCCCCGATCCTGTGGGGCGCCATTGGCGGGGTTCCCGCCATTCTGGTCTACCGCGGCGCCAACACGCTGGACGCGATGATCGGTCACCGCACACCGCGCTACAGCCGATTCGGTTGGGCCGCAGCTCGTTTCGACGACGCCGCCAACTTCGTCGCGGCCCGCGCCACCGCCGTGATGGTCGCGGCGTGCGCACCGGTGGTCGGCGGGTCACCGCTCGACGTGTGGCGGGCGTGGCGCCGCGACGCGGCACGTCATCCCAGTCCCAACGCCGGCGTCGTAGAGGCCGCCTTCGCCGGCGCGCTGGGCGTGCGGCTGGGCGGTCCGACCCAGTACGCCCACGAACTCGAGATTCGGCCGACGCTCGGCGACGGCCCGCCACCGCGGATCGCCGACCTCAGCCGCGCCGTCCGCTTGTCGCGCGCGGTTCAGATAGCGACCGCACTCCTCGCAGTGCTTCTCAGCGGCGTCGGCCGTAGCGATCGGCGAGCTTCGCCTCCGTCGTGACCGGTGCGTCCGGCGTGGCGTCCGCGGCTTCCTTGGCCGCCTTGTCCCGCCGACGCTGCAGGATCTCGGCGCGCACGAAGTAGCCGAGGCCGATCGGCGCGATGATCCCGAACGCAATCCATTGGATGCCGTACGACAGGAACGGACCGGCGTCGAGGTTGGGCAACCCAAGCACGCCCAGCCCGCCGGGCTGATCCTCGACCAGCTGCAGGTACGACCCCGCCAGCGGCACGCCGGTGAGCGTGGAGACCTGCTCGACGTTGATCGAATACACCTGCAGTGCACCGTCCTGGCGGAACGGCTC contains:
- a CDS encoding DUF2855 family protein; amino-acid sequence: MNLELNRKDLHDTRIVNGDPPSPADGEALLRIESFGLTANNITYAVFGDAMNYWGFFPASDPEWGKLNVWGYAHVEESRNSGLPEGMRVYGYLPCASHLVVVPSRVNDKGFFDAAPHRADLPSAYQGYRDIETDPVYSADREAEHILFFPLFFTSFLIDDFLADEDFFGADTIVISSASSKTALIAAYLLAKRDGIEVVGLTSRGNREFVEGLNVYDSVCLYDTVSELPGERAVYVDISGDGVVRTEVHAHYGDRLAHSSTVGATHWTEMTSGAVELAGPSPVFFFAPDRITKRGNDWGTAELDRKVAESWAPFAQWAAGWLRVKRISTQDEIQRAYLDLLDGKVDPATGIIVTLS
- a CDS encoding cobalamin biosynthesis protein; its protein translation is MFAPHGCGRAAGIAVGWLADLLFGDPRRGHPVAFFGRGAAAFERLSYADTRAAGAVHTAALLGTLGAAGVLMERVAGRVGAPAAMAAATFVALGGTSLTRAGNQMAAHLAVGDVDAARALLPSLCGRDPSVLDADGLARAALESVAENTSDAQVAPILWGAIGGVPAILVYRGANTLDAMIGHRTPRYSRFGWAAARFDDAANFVAARATAVMVAACAPVVGGSPLDVWRAWRRDAARHPSPNAGVVEAAFAGALGVRLGGPTQYAHELEIRPTLGDGPPPRIADLSRAVRLSRAVQIATALLAVLLSGVGRSDRRASPPS
- a CDS encoding VOC family protein, encoding MTFPALNHVALTVRDLEVSGPWYRALLEAEPVLDEHTDAGFHHLVWAFDNGTLFGIHQHDQQAPDERFTEFRAGLDHVGFGCADRAALEQWVKRLDALGVEHSGIVDESYGSGLSFRDPDGIALEFFAPPS